From the genome of Ovis aries strain OAR_USU_Benz2616 breed Rambouillet chromosome 5, ARS-UI_Ramb_v3.0, whole genome shotgun sequence:
CCAAAGGCAAGATCGCAGACCCGACGAGGATACCTAGATCTGTGGCCTGACCTCCTCAAGGGGGCGGGGCAAGAAGGGAGAGAAGCCGGAACAGCCCACCTGTGGGGTGGGCGTGCCCACAGGGGTCTGGGGCGTGGAGTTTGAGCTGAGTCTTGGAAAGATGCGGTTTCTGAACCTGCACTGTACGAACTGTTCGGCTGCAGGGGGTAAGTTTCGGGTCACTGAGCTGCAGCCTTGAGCGGTGGGAGGGGCGTGGTCAGTGGTCTCCCGGCCAATGCCCCCCGCCCCAGGTTTCCCGGAGCCCCACCTTACTCTGAGCGAGCCCAACGCCCCCGAGGGGACGATCGTGACAGTAACCTGCGCAGCGGAGACCCAAGCCCTAGTCACACTAGACGGAATTCCAGCTGCGGCCCCGGGACAGCCCGCCCAGCTCCAGCTAAACGCCACCGAGAACGACGACAGGCGTGGCTTCTTCTGCGACGCCACCCTCGAAGTTGACGGGGAGACCCTGAGTAAGAACAGGAGCGTAGAACTGCGCGTCTTATGTGAGTTGGCCTTTAACCTCTCGCCTCCCTCCTCGTCATCTCAAGGGCCTACCTGATCTCTGGCCGTATCGTGGAAGTGGAGGCTTTTCTCACGTCTAGGCTCCTGTATATATATGCCCCTGCCCTCAGACGCTCCCCGGCTGGACGATTCAGACTGTCCCAGGAGCTGGACGTGGCCGGAGGGACCAGAGCAGACACTGCGCTGCGACGCCCGCGGAAACCCACAGCCCTCGGTGCACTGCACGCGGCCTGACGGCGGGGCGGTGCTGGCCCTGGGCTTGCTGGGACCGGTCACTCGTGCGCTCGCTGGCACTTACCGCTGCACTGCGACCAACGACCAAGGCCAGGCGGTCAAGGACGTGACCTTGACGGTGGAGTGTGAGTGGGGGGTGCATGGGGCACACCTCTGTCTGGTTCTCAGGTCCTAGGGGTGGCCTGACTACACAGGAGGGTGGAAACAGGGTCTAAGGTGTGCTTTTGAGCAGGATTTTGAGAAGGTGGTGAGCGGGTTTATGGGAAGATCTTATGAGAAggactgttcatggggttctcatgactacactgaactgaactatgagaaggaaggagaggatgaggtGGGAGTGTGTACAGGGGCCTGGGGCGTGGCGTTTGAGCTGAATATTGGAAAGGTGGGTGCTCCAAAACAACTAACAATTTTTAGGTCAAAATGGGGAGGGTCAAACAGTGATCAGTGCCAAACTCCTTTGCTTCAGTGGCCAGTCCCTGTGCAGAGTGTAGCCTGCCTGCCTAGGATGGGAAAAAAGGGTCCAGGGACTCTAGACTGTCTACTAAACCCCAGACTCAACAATGCTCCCCTCTCTAGATGCACCAGCGCTGGACAGCGTGGGCTGCCCTGAACGCATTACCTGGCTGGAAGGAACAGAGGCCTCCCTGAGCTGTGTGGCTCATGGGGTCCCATCACCCAACGTGAGCTGTGTGCGCTTTGGGGGAGCTGAGGTCATCGAGGGCCTAATGCGTGTGGCCCGGGAGCACGCGGGCACCTACCGCTGCGAAGCCACTAATGCCCGAGGGTCGGCAGCTAAAAATGTGGCTGTGACAGTGGAATGTAAGTGGGTACAACACGGTTCAAGATGGGGCATGTCAGAATAACCTTGGATAACTGACTTCAGTTGCTGTGCTCCCCAGATGGCCCCAGATTTGAGGAGGTGAGCTGCCCCAGCAACTGGACATGGGTAGAAGGATCTGGGCGACTTTTTTCCTGTGAGGTGGCTGGGAAGCCACAGCCAAGCGTGGAGTGTGTTGGCTCCGGAGGCACCAGTGAGGGGATGCTGCTGCCGCTGGCACCCCCAGACCCAGGTTCCAGAGCCCCCCGCATCCCTAGTGATCTGGCACCGGGTACCTACATCTGCAATGCCACCAATCGGCACGGTTCCATGGTCAAGATGGTCACCGTGAGCGCGGAGTGTGAGCGAGGCCCAGGCGGGCGGAGGGTAGGGGGCGCTGCGGGTCTCGGCCCTTCCCTGacccattccccccaccccccgcacaaCCCCGTGGCTGTTTTGCAGCGCCACCGCAAATGGATGAATCTACCTGTCCAAGTCACCAGTCTTGGCTGGAAGGCGCGGAGGCTGCTGCCCTGGCCTGCTCCGCCCGGGGTCGCCCCTCCCCGCAAGTGAGCTGCTCCCGGGAAGGCGCGCCCCGGCCGCAGCGGCTGCGCGTGTCCCGAGAGGATGCGGGCACTTATCGCTGCTTGGCCACCAACGCACACGGCACGGACGCCCGGATGATCACCGTGGGCGTGGAATGTGAGTAGGGCAGCACCAGATGGAGGGCACTTGGTCTCCAGGACAGTGAATAGAAGAGGTGGGATTGCCCAGGATTGTTCAAGGGCACCTCTCCTAGTCCCATTCCCAGGGACAAGGAATCCCGGCCTTAACATGAGGGTAAAGGAAAACTCTAGGGAACAAAAGTCGGCTCCCCTCAGTTTCTGGGTCTGAAAGGCACTGGCCTGGGTCCCTACCTCCTTCCACTCAGTGAAGCAGGGCTCAGTTTAATCCCAACAGGccagtggtggggggaggggactcTGATGGAAGGCAGAATCCTTGCCTGTTCATTTCAGGAGGGGTGGTCTCAAAAGGGGGCGCTTGGTCAGCAGCTGGTCCCCTTCCACATCCTGTCCCCTGTAGATCGCCCAGTGGTGGCCGAGCTGGCTGCTTCAC
Proteins encoded in this window:
- the ICAM5 gene encoding intercellular adhesion molecule 5 isoform X2; the encoded protein is MPGPSPGLHRALLGLWTALGLGLLSLSAVTQEPFWADLQPRVALVERGGSLWLNCSTNCPRPERGGLETSLRRNGTQRGLRWLARQLVDIREPETQPVCFFRCARRTLQARGLIRTFQRPDRVELVPLPAWQPVGENFTLSCRVPGAGPRGSLTLTLLRGPQELIRRSFAGEPPRARGAVLTATVLARREDHGANFSCRAELDLRPHGLGLFENTSAPRELRTFTLPPEPPRLTAPRLLEVGSEGPVSCVLDGLFPVSEAGVYLALGDQRLSPNVTLEGDALMVTTTATASAEQEGARQLVCNVTLGGESRETRENLTVYSFPEPHLTLSEPNAPEGTIVTVTCAAETQALVTLDGIPAAAPGQPAQLQLNATENDDRRGFFCDATLEVDGETLSKNRSVELRVLYAPRLDDSDCPRSWTWPEGPEQTLRCDARGNPQPSVHCTRPDGGAVLALGLLGPVTRALAGTYRCTATNDQGQAVKDVTLTVEYAPALDSVGCPERITWLEGTEASLSCVAHGVPSPNVSCVRFGGAEVIEGLMRVAREHAGTYRCEATNARGSAAKNVAVTVEYGPRFEEVSCPSNWTWVEGSGRLFSCEVAGKPQPSVECVGSGGTSEGMLLPLAPPDPGSRAPRIPSDLAPGTYICNATNRHGSMVKMVTVSAESPPQMDESTCPSHQSWLEGAEAAALACSARGRPSPQVSCSREGAPRPQRLRVSREDAGTYRCLATNAHGTDARMITVGVEYRPVVAELAASPPGGVRPGGNFTLTCRAEAWPPAQISWRAPPGALNIGLSSNNSTLSVAGAMGSHGGEYECAATNAHGRHTRRITVRVAAEFPDAPCQPHED